One window of the Eucalyptus grandis isolate ANBG69807.140 chromosome 6, ASM1654582v1, whole genome shotgun sequence genome contains the following:
- the LOC104449837 gene encoding uncharacterized protein LOC104449837 isoform X1, which translates to MMAEDKKEIVPGKYDVDAKWDACVDLTVRRSFYSALAGAFGGLLLFRSPVARWSSLAFGAGLGIGSAYTECSQKFNGFPTKPPPKASDVPAHETVVESPPQYLANKSIA; encoded by the exons ATGATGGCGGAGGACAAGAAGGAGATCGTGCCGGGGAAGTACGACGTGGACGCCAAGTGGGACGCGTGCGTCGATCTCACCGTCCGGCGGTCCTTCTACTCTGCCTTGGCCGGCGCCTTCGGCGGCCTCCTCCTCTTCA GGAGCCCCGTGGCTAGATGGTCGTCTCTAGCTTTTGGTGCTGGTTTGGGCATTGGGTCTGCTTACACAGAGTGTTCTCAGAAATTCAATGGGTTTCCTACAAAGCCGCCTCCCAAGGCATCTGATGTTCCTGCTCATGAGACAGTAGTGGAGTCCCCTCCTCAG TACTTGGCAAACAAGAGCATAGCTTAG
- the LOC104449837 gene encoding uncharacterized protein LOC104449837 isoform X2: MMAEDKKEIVPGKYDVDAKWDACVDLTVRRSFYSALAGAFGGLLLFRSPVARWSSLAFGAGLGIGSAYTECSQKFNGFPTKPPPKASDVPAHETVVESPPQERQD; the protein is encoded by the exons ATGATGGCGGAGGACAAGAAGGAGATCGTGCCGGGGAAGTACGACGTGGACGCCAAGTGGGACGCGTGCGTCGATCTCACCGTCCGGCGGTCCTTCTACTCTGCCTTGGCCGGCGCCTTCGGCGGCCTCCTCCTCTTCA GGAGCCCCGTGGCTAGATGGTCGTCTCTAGCTTTTGGTGCTGGTTTGGGCATTGGGTCTGCTTACACAGAGTGTTCTCAGAAATTCAATGGGTTTCCTACAAAGCCGCCTCCCAAGGCATCTGATGTTCCTGCTCATGAGACAGTAGTGGAGTCCCCTCCTCAG